In Thioalkalivibrio paradoxus ARh 1, the following are encoded in one genomic region:
- a CDS encoding prepilin-type N-terminal cleavage/methylation domain-containing protein: MNGYRRRGRRGCPANPQRAFSLVELLVAMALGLLLAGAAAGMTLSVRQVSWEQDRVASLKENLRFAADFMIRDIRPAGLLATGGLDLSSGLEPGDPNQAVQQVFTVRKAGMNCLGEVGPWVASVYSVANGQLRCGNDAVPPQVQPLVDHVQAMTAVALDADGAADWSRPAALRVELVLRSPQGAPEASYRLEFVAGLRNAVLEQYSSD, from the coding sequence GTGAACGGGTACCGCCGCCGTGGCCGCAGGGGGTGCCCCGCGAACCCACAGCGCGCGTTTTCGCTGGTCGAGCTGCTGGTGGCGATGGCGCTGGGCCTGTTGCTGGCCGGAGCGGCCGCCGGGATGACGCTGAGCGTGCGCCAGGTGTCCTGGGAACAGGATCGTGTCGCTTCGCTGAAGGAGAACCTCCGGTTCGCGGCCGACTTCATGATTCGCGATATCCGGCCCGCTGGTCTGCTCGCCACTGGCGGACTCGACCTTTCTTCGGGGCTGGAACCCGGCGACCCGAATCAGGCCGTCCAGCAGGTCTTCACCGTGCGCAAGGCTGGAATGAACTGCCTGGGCGAAGTCGGTCCATGGGTCGCCAGTGTCTACAGCGTCGCCAACGGGCAGCTGCGCTGCGGCAACGATGCCGTTCCCCCGCAGGTCCAGCCACTGGTCGATCACGTGCAGGCGATGACCGCAGTGGCGCTGGATGCCGACGGTGCTGCGGACTGGAGCCGCCCGGCGGCGCTGCGGGTCGAACTGGTGCTGCGCAGCCCTCAGGGCGCGCCGGAAGCGTCGTATCGTCTGGAGTTCGTGGCCGGCCTGCGCAACGCGGTGCTGGAGCAGTATTCATCCGACTGA
- the pilV gene encoding type IV pilus modification protein PilV: MLPVSRSRRGFTLIEVLIALLVFAFGLLGLAVLQLGTLQATHSSYQRTVASVFAIDIAERLWLGVANGQVQTDWLADWQEQRSCGTDDGHVCLPDLQVAVDRDGDRHRITVSWAETRFDDATGGRSAFDYVLTLPPETLP, from the coding sequence ATCCTGCCGGTTTCCCGATCGCGCCGCGGCTTCACGCTGATCGAAGTGCTGATCGCACTGCTGGTGTTCGCGTTCGGGCTTCTGGGGTTGGCCGTGCTGCAGTTGGGCACGCTGCAGGCGACCCATTCGTCCTACCAGCGCACCGTCGCCAGCGTCTTCGCGATCGACATCGCGGAGCGGTTGTGGCTGGGCGTCGCCAATGGCCAGGTCCAGACCGACTGGCTGGCGGACTGGCAGGAGCAGCGTTCCTGCGGGACCGACGATGGCCATGTCTGCCTGCCCGATTTGCAGGTCGCCGTGGACCGTGACGGCGATCGGCATCGGATCACCGTGTCATGGGCGGAGACGCGCTTCGACGATGCGACCGGCGGGCGCAGTGCGTTCGACTATGTCCTCACCCTGCCGCCCGAGACGCTGCCGTGA
- a CDS encoding type IV pilin protein — MTARRAPEIRRRHRGAARGFSLVELLVVIAVLALLAAIAWPSYRDTVLKAQRADARAALLQAAHRLERCHTLNGSYLHPDCAIPDTSPDGHYRLIEPEPRAALAYRLRAVPIGPQAADAGNCAWLELDQRGQRTASGHPGASCW, encoded by the coding sequence ATGACCGCGCGCCGGGCTCCGGAGATCCGGCGGCGCCACCGCGGCGCGGCACGAGGGTTCAGCCTGGTGGAACTGCTGGTGGTGATCGCCGTGCTCGCGCTGCTGGCGGCCATCGCCTGGCCGTCCTACCGCGACACGGTGCTGAAGGCGCAGCGCGCGGATGCCCGGGCCGCACTGTTGCAGGCGGCCCACCGGCTGGAACGCTGTCATACCCTGAACGGCAGCTATCTGCATCCCGACTGCGCGATCCCCGACACCTCGCCGGACGGGCATTACCGGCTGATCGAGCCGGAGCCGCGTGCTGCGCTCGCCTACCGTCTTCGCGCCGTTCCGATCGGACCGCAGGCGGCCGACGCTGGCAACTGTGCCTGGCTGGAACTGGATCAGCGCGGACAACGGACGGCATCGGGCCATCCCGGGGCCTCCTGCTGGTGA
- a CDS encoding GspH/FimT family pseudopilin, with translation MRREAGLTLVELLVTIAVLGVLLTLGVPRFGNWADDARLVSATNRLVSALHFTRSEAIRRNARVTLCNSADGTTCAANGGWEQGWIVFVDTAGTGARDEGDPLLAVGQAVAGSIAISGNGPVRRYVSYVGLGATRRANGALQMGTLSVCGARAGRQIVISRTGRPRLQHEGCA, from the coding sequence ATGCGCAGGGAAGCGGGCCTTACCCTGGTAGAACTCCTCGTCACGATTGCGGTGCTCGGTGTGCTGCTGACCCTGGGCGTGCCCAGGTTCGGGAACTGGGCCGACGACGCGCGTCTGGTCAGCGCGACCAATCGGCTCGTCTCCGCACTCCATTTCACGCGTTCGGAGGCGATCCGGCGCAACGCCCGGGTCACGCTGTGCAACAGCGCGGACGGCACGACCTGCGCAGCCAATGGCGGCTGGGAGCAGGGCTGGATCGTGTTCGTCGACACTGCTGGAACCGGGGCGCGGGACGAAGGCGACCCCCTGTTGGCCGTCGGGCAGGCGGTGGCCGGCAGTATCGCGATCAGCGGCAACGGCCCGGTGCGGCGCTACGTCTCCTATGTCGGTCTGGGCGCCACGCGGCGCGCGAACGGCGCGCTGCAGATGGGGACGCTGAGCGTCTGCGGCGCGCGCGCGGGCCGCCAGATCGTGATCAGCCGCACCGGCCGCCCGCGCCTGCAGCATGAAGGCTGCGCATGA
- the typA gene encoding translational GTPase TypA has product MTANLRNIAIIAHVDHGKTTLVDQLLRQSGTLDARTEQGERVMDSNAIEKERGITILAKNTAIRWQDYRINIVDTPGHADFGGEVERVLSMVDSVLLLVDAVDGPMPQTRFVTSKAFAMGFKPIVVVNKIDRPGARPDWVIDQVFDLFDRLGATDEQLDFPIVYASALQGYAGLEPDVRAGDMNCLFETIVERVPPPDVDEAGPFQMQVSSLDYNSYQGLIGIGRIRRGRIRSNTPVKVVDRAGHVRNGRVLQIMGFHGLQRIEVAEAAAGDIITFTGMDELYISDTLCDPACAEGLPPLTVDEPTVSMTFQVNTSPFAGREGKYVTSRVLRDRLLEELKHNVALRVEETDDADKFKVSGRGELHLGILIENMRREGYELGVSRPEVVLREIEGEICEPYERVAIDIEEAHQGAVMEALGTRRGELQDMVPDGKGRVRLDYVMPSRGLIGFQTEFLTTTSGTGILHHVFEHYGPYRAGAIGARNNGVLIANGAGKALGYALFNLQDRGRLFIGPGEDVYEGMVIGIHSRDNDLVVNPLKAKQLTNIRASGSDENILLTPPIRMTLEQAIEFIDEDELVEVTPENIRIRKKFLLEHERKRAARASA; this is encoded by the coding sequence ATGACCGCGAACCTTCGCAATATCGCCATCATCGCCCACGTCGATCATGGCAAGACCACTCTCGTCGACCAGTTGCTGCGCCAGTCCGGCACCCTCGACGCCCGTACCGAGCAGGGCGAGCGCGTGATGGATTCCAATGCCATCGAGAAGGAACGCGGCATCACCATCCTCGCGAAGAACACCGCGATCCGCTGGCAGGACTACCGGATCAACATCGTCGACACGCCGGGGCACGCGGACTTCGGTGGCGAGGTCGAGCGAGTGCTGTCGATGGTCGATTCGGTGCTGCTGCTGGTCGACGCGGTCGACGGCCCGATGCCGCAGACCCGCTTCGTGACATCGAAGGCCTTCGCGATGGGGTTCAAACCCATCGTGGTGGTGAACAAGATCGATCGGCCCGGCGCCCGTCCGGACTGGGTCATCGACCAGGTCTTCGACCTGTTCGACCGCCTTGGCGCGACCGACGAGCAGCTGGACTTCCCCATCGTCTACGCATCTGCGCTGCAGGGTTATGCAGGCCTCGAACCGGACGTTCGCGCAGGCGACATGAACTGTCTGTTCGAGACCATCGTCGAGCGCGTGCCGCCGCCGGACGTCGATGAGGCCGGCCCGTTCCAGATGCAGGTCTCGTCGCTGGACTACAACAGCTACCAGGGTCTGATCGGCATCGGCCGGATCCGCCGTGGCCGCATTCGCAGCAACACCCCGGTCAAAGTGGTCGACCGCGCCGGCCATGTCCGCAACGGGCGCGTGCTGCAGATCATGGGCTTCCACGGGCTGCAGCGAATCGAGGTGGCGGAGGCGGCGGCCGGCGACATCATCACCTTCACCGGGATGGACGAGCTCTACATTTCGGACACGCTCTGCGACCCGGCATGCGCCGAAGGGCTGCCGCCGCTGACCGTCGACGAGCCCACCGTCAGCATGACTTTCCAGGTGAACACCTCGCCGTTCGCGGGCCGCGAGGGCAAGTACGTGACCTCGCGCGTGCTGCGCGACCGTCTGCTCGAGGAGCTCAAGCACAACGTCGCGCTGCGCGTGGAGGAAACCGACGACGCCGACAAGTTCAAGGTCTCCGGACGCGGCGAGCTGCACCTCGGCATTCTGATCGAGAACATGCGGCGCGAGGGCTACGAGCTCGGTGTGTCCCGCCCCGAGGTGGTGCTGCGCGAGATCGAGGGCGAGATCTGCGAACCCTACGAACGGGTCGCGATCGACATCGAGGAGGCGCACCAGGGTGCGGTGATGGAGGCGCTGGGCACCCGCCGTGGCGAACTGCAGGATATGGTGCCCGACGGCAAGGGCCGCGTGCGGCTGGACTACGTGATGCCCTCGCGCGGACTGATCGGTTTCCAGACCGAGTTCCTGACCACGACCTCGGGCACCGGCATTCTCCATCACGTGTTCGAGCACTACGGACCGTACCGCGCGGGCGCGATCGGCGCGCGCAACAACGGGGTGCTGATCGCCAACGGTGCCGGCAAGGCACTCGGATACGCGCTGTTCAACCTGCAGGACCGCGGGCGTCTGTTCATCGGCCCGGGCGAGGATGTCTACGAGGGCATGGTGATCGGCATCCACTCGCGCGACAACGACCTCGTGGTGAACCCGCTGAAGGCCAAGCAGCTCACCAACATCCGCGCATCCGGCTCCGACGAGAACATCCTGCTGACGCCGCCGATCCGGATGACGCTGGAGCAGGCGATCGAATTCATCGATGAAGACGAGCTCGTCGAAGTCACACCCGAGAACATCCGCATCCGCAAGAAATTCCTGCTCGAGCACGAGCGCAAGCGCGCGGCTCGGGCCAGCGCCTGA
- a CDS encoding YcgL domain-containing protein, whose product MHCYVYHSSRRPGTYVYLPRRDDFAGVPQALLDALGRLEFALAFDLPPERRLAQEDTATVLANLESKGFHLQLPPPEE is encoded by the coding sequence GTGCACTGTTACGTCTATCACAGCAGCCGCAGACCCGGCACCTACGTGTATCTGCCGCGACGCGATGACTTCGCCGGTGTCCCGCAGGCGCTGCTCGACGCGCTCGGCCGGCTCGAGTTCGCGCTCGCGTTCGATCTGCCCCCCGAGCGGCGTCTCGCGCAGGAGGACACCGCGACCGTGCTCGCCAACCTCGAGTCCAAGGGCTTTCACCTGCAGCTGCCGCCGCCGGAGGAATGA
- the speA gene encoding biosynthetic arginine decarboxylase → MNESDWTLEQARRAYSIEHWNGGFFDINDRGHVVMRRPDWPEHPGVDLFELAQRLRQEHIGPPVLVRFQDILGSRVQRLTQAFARAAEELDYDGGYTAIYPIKVNQQHSVMRRILSEPGARVGLEAGSKPELMAVLALAPAGAVIVCNGYKDREYVRLALIGRRLGHRVYIVVEKPSELEEVIRQSADMGIAPLLGLRVRLASIGKGKWQNTGGEKAKFGLSAADVLHLLERLREMDWLAQLQLLHFHMGSQIANIRDIQAGMGEAAHYFAALNDAGAQLQVVDVGGGLGVDYEGTRSRNDCSMNYSVEEYALNILRPLAQICRDQHRPMPEIFTESGRAMTAHHAVLITNVIDCERAPGATAPAAAEPGEPSVLADMRALLEDDRRPASEIYHDAAYGLSESQARFARGLLSLEDRARAEELYFVICQRLLQREGATLPGEIRTELVDKLADKYFCNFSVFQSIPDAWAIDQVFPVLPLHRLDEPPARRAVLQDLTCDSDGHVDRYVEGETTTSTLALHPWRDGEEYFLGIFLVGAYQEILGDLHNLFGDTDSINVELTEDGGYRLLDPERGDTVDELLRYVHFEPDALRRAYRDKIYAIGLRGAEAGALLSELEHGLTGYTYLED, encoded by the coding sequence ATGAACGAATCCGACTGGACGCTGGAGCAGGCGCGACGCGCCTACAGCATCGAGCACTGGAACGGCGGTTTCTTCGATATCAACGATCGCGGCCATGTGGTGATGCGCCGCCCGGACTGGCCCGAACACCCCGGTGTCGACCTGTTCGAATTGGCGCAGCGCCTGCGTCAGGAGCACATCGGCCCGCCGGTGCTGGTGCGTTTCCAGGACATCCTCGGTTCGCGGGTGCAGCGCCTGACCCAGGCCTTCGCCCGGGCGGCGGAAGAACTCGACTACGACGGCGGCTATACCGCGATCTACCCGATCAAGGTCAACCAGCAGCATTCCGTGATGCGGCGCATCCTGTCCGAGCCCGGCGCCCGGGTGGGCCTGGAGGCAGGTTCCAAGCCCGAATTGATGGCGGTGCTGGCGCTCGCCCCGGCGGGCGCGGTGATCGTCTGCAATGGCTACAAGGACCGCGAGTACGTGCGCCTCGCGCTGATCGGGCGGCGGCTTGGGCACCGGGTCTACATCGTCGTCGAGAAGCCTTCGGAGCTCGAGGAAGTCATCCGTCAGTCGGCGGACATGGGGATTGCGCCGCTGCTCGGCCTGCGCGTGCGTCTGGCGTCGATCGGCAAGGGGAAATGGCAGAACACGGGAGGCGAGAAGGCCAAGTTCGGCCTGTCCGCGGCCGATGTGTTGCACCTGCTGGAACGGCTCCGGGAGATGGATTGGCTGGCGCAGCTGCAGCTGCTGCATTTCCACATGGGGTCGCAGATCGCGAACATCCGGGATATCCAGGCCGGCATGGGCGAGGCCGCACACTACTTCGCGGCGCTGAACGACGCCGGTGCGCAGCTGCAGGTGGTCGATGTCGGCGGCGGCCTCGGGGTCGACTACGAGGGCACGCGCTCGCGCAACGACTGTTCGATGAATTACTCGGTCGAGGAGTATGCGCTGAACATCCTGCGCCCGCTGGCGCAGATCTGCCGCGATCAGCATCGGCCGATGCCCGAGATCTTTACCGAGTCCGGCCGCGCGATGACCGCGCATCACGCGGTGCTGATCACCAACGTGATCGACTGCGAACGCGCGCCCGGAGCGACGGCGCCGGCTGCCGCGGAGCCTGGCGAACCTTCGGTGCTGGCCGATATGCGCGCTCTGCTCGAAGATGATCGCCGCCCGGCCTCGGAGATCTATCACGATGCCGCGTACGGGCTCTCCGAGTCGCAGGCGCGCTTCGCTCGTGGCCTGCTGTCGTTGGAGGACCGTGCCCGCGCCGAAGAGCTGTATTTCGTGATCTGCCAGCGGCTGCTGCAACGGGAGGGTGCCACGCTGCCCGGCGAGATCCGAACCGAACTGGTCGACAAGCTCGCAGACAAGTACTTCTGCAATTTTTCGGTGTTTCAGTCGATCCCGGATGCCTGGGCGATCGACCAGGTGTTTCCCGTGCTGCCGCTGCACCGTCTCGACGAGCCGCCCGCGCGCCGGGCGGTGCTGCAGGATCTGACCTGCGACTCGGACGGGCATGTCGACCGCTACGTCGAGGGCGAAACGACCACCAGCACGCTGGCGCTGCATCCCTGGCGCGACGGCGAGGAGTATTTCCTCGGGATTTTCCTAGTCGGGGCCTACCAGGAGATCCTCGGCGACCTGCACAACCTGTTCGGCGACACCGATTCGATCAACGTCGAGCTCACCGAGGACGGTGGCTACCGGCTGCTCGACCCGGAACGCGGCGATACCGTCGACGAACTGTTGCGCTATGTGCATTTCGAACCCGACGCGCTGCGCCGGGCCTACCGCGACAAGATCTACGCGATCGGCCTGCGCGGCGCCGAGGCCGGGGCGCTGCTCTCGGAACTCGAACACGGCCTGACCGGCTACACCTATCTCGAGGACTGA
- the speE gene encoding polyamine aminopropyltransferase — MTLDENWFSEPHQDIIGFSLRIREKLHEEQTPFQKIEIYDTVGFGKLMVIDGCVMLTDRDNFIYHEMMAHPVLFAHPAPKNVLIIGGGDCGTLREVLKHDCVRLATQVDIDERVTRLAEQYFPQLCDSNDDPRARLRFDDGIAHVKNAEPGSVDVIIVDSTDPVGPAEGLFSTAFYRDCLRALGRDGLLVQQSESPLLHADPIIRPMHDSLRAAGFADIRTIHFPQASYPSGWWTATIAAKDGRVGFHREQAAEALAFQTEYYNAAIHRAAGATPEFLRRKLQG; from the coding sequence ATGACCCTAGACGAGAACTGGTTCAGCGAACCCCATCAGGACATCATTGGTTTTTCCCTGCGCATCAGGGAGAAGCTGCACGAGGAACAGACCCCGTTCCAGAAGATCGAGATCTACGACACCGTGGGCTTCGGCAAGCTGATGGTGATCGACGGCTGCGTGATGCTGACCGACCGCGACAACTTCATCTACCACGAGATGATGGCCCACCCGGTGCTGTTCGCGCACCCGGCCCCGAAGAACGTGCTGATCATCGGCGGCGGCGACTGCGGCACATTGCGCGAGGTGCTGAAACACGACTGCGTACGCCTGGCCACGCAGGTCGACATCGACGAGCGGGTGACCCGGCTGGCCGAGCAGTACTTCCCTCAGCTGTGCGACTCCAACGACGACCCGCGCGCACGACTGCGGTTCGACGACGGGATCGCTCACGTGAAGAACGCCGAACCCGGTTCGGTCGACGTGATCATCGTGGATTCGACCGACCCGGTCGGACCGGCCGAGGGGCTGTTCTCCACCGCCTTCTACCGGGACTGCCTGCGCGCCCTGGGACGCGACGGGCTGCTGGTGCAGCAGAGCGAATCGCCGCTCCTGCATGCCGACCCCATCATCCGGCCGATGCACGACAGCCTGCGGGCCGCGGGTTTCGCGGACATCAGGACGATCCACTTCCCGCAGGCCAGCTACCCCTCAGGCTGGTGGACCGCGACGATTGCGGCGAAGGACGGCCGCGTCGGGTTCCACCGGGAACAGGCGGCAGAGGCCCTTGCGTTTCAGACCGAATACTACAACGCCGCGATCCACCGGGCCGCCGGAGCCACCCCCGAGTTCCTGCGCCGGAAGCTGCAGGGCTGA
- the dksA gene encoding RNA polymerase-binding protein DksA, with the protein MDTAPSEYRPSADEPYMNPRQLEYFRRKLQAWREELIAESEETLEHLRTENWQEADPNDRATHESEASLELRTRDRYRKLIGKIDSALRRIDLGEYGYCEETGEPIGLARLEARPIATLSVEAQEAHEHDERRRWE; encoded by the coding sequence ATGGATACAGCACCCTCTGAATACCGGCCCTCGGCTGACGAGCCGTACATGAATCCGCGCCAGCTCGAGTACTTTCGGCGCAAACTCCAGGCGTGGCGCGAGGAATTGATCGCGGAATCGGAGGAGACCCTCGAGCATCTGCGTACCGAGAACTGGCAGGAGGCCGACCCGAACGACCGCGCAACCCACGAATCCGAAGCGAGCCTCGAACTGCGCACGCGGGATCGCTACCGCAAGCTGATCGGCAAGATCGACTCGGCGCTGCGCCGGATCGACCTCGGCGAATACGGCTACTGCGAGGAGACCGGCGAACCGATCGGACTCGCGCGCCTGGAGGCGCGCCCGATCGCGACGCTGAGCGTCGAGGCCCAGGAAGCGCACGAGCACGACGAGCGCCGCCGCTGGGAGTGA
- a CDS encoding metallophosphoesterase, with protein sequence MRDSNVATTPPTATLVQITDTHLGRSPRPLRPGYPDSDAQLEAVLADIEARLPPAALLLVTGDLAEDPEAQAYRRLEARLAALGAPILALAGNHDDPGLARQTFVAAGHGFDGDIRLGNWLIVGLDSCWPGHTAGRLRPEELDRLEECLARHPECWVLVAVHHPVVPVGSLWLDAIGLRNGSDLLAVLERHPRVRACVFGHIHQPFDAMHGHIRLLGSPSTCVQFLPGSEDFALDPDDAGYRVLTLHPDGRLETDVRRVAGTGPLPA encoded by the coding sequence ATGAGGGACAGCAACGTGGCGACGACACCACCGACCGCAACCCTGGTCCAGATCACCGATACCCACCTCGGCCGCAGCCCGAGACCGCTGCGTCCCGGGTACCCGGACAGCGATGCCCAGCTCGAGGCGGTACTCGCCGACATCGAGGCGCGCCTGCCGCCCGCTGCACTGCTGCTCGTGACCGGGGATCTCGCCGAGGACCCCGAGGCGCAGGCCTACCGGCGGCTGGAGGCACGTCTCGCCGCGCTCGGCGCACCCATCCTTGCGCTCGCGGGGAATCATGACGACCCGGGGCTGGCCCGGCAGACCTTCGTCGCCGCGGGTCACGGATTCGACGGCGACATCCGGCTCGGCAACTGGCTGATCGTCGGTCTGGACTCGTGCTGGCCGGGACACACCGCCGGGCGGCTGCGACCGGAGGAACTCGACCGGCTCGAGGAATGCCTCGCCCGCCATCCGGAGTGCTGGGTGCTGGTGGCGGTCCACCACCCGGTGGTACCGGTCGGCAGCCTGTGGCTGGATGCGATCGGATTGCGCAACGGCAGCGACCTGCTCGCGGTGCTGGAACGCCATCCGCGTGTGCGGGCCTGCGTGTTCGGGCATATCCACCAGCCGTTCGACGCGATGCACGGGCACATACGGCTGCTCGGCAGCCCGTCCACCTGCGTGCAGTTCCTGCCCGGATCGGAGGATTTCGCACTCGATCCGGACGATGCCGGCTATCGCGTGCTGACCCTGCACCCGGATGGGCGTCTCGAAACCGATGTCCGGCGCGTGGCCGGCACCGGCCCCCTGCCGGCATGA
- a CDS encoding aminoglycoside phosphotransferase family protein: protein MNAAAIEPRPDPRADALNHWLREIDPGFAPAWPLGSDASFRRYFRSRRGDQSVVIMDAPPEREDIGPFLQVAGILHALGLRAPRILASDPARGFLLLEDLGDRTFTRALAAGASESALYRLAADTLHALQLRWAQQGPGLEPSGLPAYGPELLLREVRLFVDWYWPEAWGHAAEPALRSEYEQAWHETLAALPELPPTLVLRDFHVDNLMLLADGQGVESCGLLDFQDAVLGSPAYDLVSLLEDARRDVSPQVQEALLDAALATGPWPRAAFLHHYRVLGVQRTVKIIGIFTRLARRDGKPGYQVHQPRLWRLLDRGLRAQEVAPVARWFRSHFDRAGQPCAR, encoded by the coding sequence ATGAATGCCGCAGCGATCGAGCCGCGCCCCGACCCGCGGGCGGACGCGCTGAACCACTGGCTACGGGAAATCGACCCGGGCTTCGCGCCGGCATGGCCGCTGGGCAGCGATGCCAGCTTCCGGCGATATTTCCGGAGCCGGCGCGGCGACCAGAGCGTCGTGATCATGGACGCGCCCCCCGAACGCGAAGACATCGGGCCCTTCCTGCAGGTGGCGGGCATCCTGCACGCGCTGGGCCTGAGGGCGCCGCGGATCCTGGCCAGCGACCCGGCGCGGGGATTCCTCCTGCTCGAGGATCTGGGCGACCGCACTTTCACTCGAGCTCTCGCCGCCGGGGCATCCGAGTCCGCGCTGTACCGACTCGCGGCCGATACCCTGCACGCCCTGCAACTGCGCTGGGCGCAACAAGGGCCAGGGCTGGAACCGAGCGGGCTGCCGGCCTACGGCCCCGAACTGCTGCTGCGCGAGGTCCGGCTGTTCGTCGACTGGTACTGGCCGGAAGCCTGGGGCCACGCTGCCGAGCCGGCGCTGCGAAGCGAATACGAACAAGCCTGGCACGAAACCCTGGCTGCGCTGCCGGAACTGCCGCCCACCCTGGTGCTGCGCGATTTCCATGTCGACAACCTGATGCTGCTGGCGGATGGACAGGGCGTCGAATCCTGCGGGCTGCTCGACTTCCAGGACGCCGTGCTCGGCAGCCCCGCCTACGACCTCGTGTCGCTGCTCGAGGATGCCCGTCGCGACGTATCCCCGCAGGTGCAGGAGGCGCTGCTCGACGCCGCCCTTGCGACTGGGCCCTGGCCGCGCGCGGCGTTCCTGCATCACTACCGCGTGCTGGGGGTGCAGCGCACGGTCAAGATCATCGGGATTTTCACCCGCCTCGCACGCCGCGACGGCAAGCCCGGCTACCAGGTGCACCAACCGCGCTTGTGGCGGCTGCTCGACCGCGGCCTGCGGGCACAGGAGGTCGCGCCGGTGGCGCGCTGGTTCCGCTCGCACTTCGACCGCGCGGGGCAACCGTGCGCGCGATGA
- the murU gene encoding N-acetylmuramate alpha-1-phosphate uridylyltransferase MurU: protein MILAAGRGERMRPLTDHTPKPLLEAGGAALIEHGIRRLHAAGYQEIVINVAHLGERIVERIGDGSRFGVGIRYSREPAGALETAGGIREVLDWLGPGPFLAINADIWCDHPLTPPALGDETLAHLVLVDNPAHHPAGDFALNGSRVALAGTRRYTFSGIGWYRPELFAALPRGRSPLAPVLRSAIAAGAVGGEHYRGTWVDVGTPERLRALDVALRTEAGPTDGQKKPGLRRVNAP from the coding sequence ATGATCCTGGCAGCGGGACGCGGCGAACGCATGCGACCGCTGACCGACCACACGCCCAAGCCCCTGCTCGAAGCCGGAGGCGCCGCGCTGATCGAGCACGGTATTCGGCGCCTGCACGCCGCCGGTTACCAGGAAATCGTGATCAACGTGGCACACCTCGGGGAACGCATCGTGGAACGGATCGGCGACGGCAGCCGGTTCGGGGTCGGGATCCGATACTCGCGCGAACCCGCGGGGGCGCTGGAAACGGCTGGCGGAATCCGCGAGGTTCTGGACTGGCTCGGCCCCGGGCCGTTCCTGGCGATCAATGCCGACATCTGGTGCGACCACCCGCTGACCCCGCCGGCGCTCGGGGACGAAACCCTCGCCCACCTGGTGCTGGTGGACAATCCCGCGCACCACCCGGCCGGGGATTTCGCGCTGAACGGCAGCAGAGTCGCGCTCGCCGGCACGCGCCGTTACACCTTCAGCGGCATCGGCTGGTACCGGCCGGAACTGTTCGCGGCGCTGCCCCGGGGCCGTAGCCCGCTCGCACCCGTGCTGCGATCGGCGATCGCTGCGGGCGCGGTCGGCGGAGAGCATTATCGCGGCACCTGGGTCGATGTCGGCACACCCGAGCGCCTGCGCGCGCTCGACGTGGCGCTTCGGACCGAAGCGGGTCCGACCGACGGACAAAAAAAACCCGGCCTGCGCCGGGTCAACGCTCCGTAG
- a CDS encoding DsrE family protein yields MLLAAAAAGSVAWAGPGRSRVVYHVNRSDTETQRNALQRVQDHIDSVGAENLEIRVVLHGGGVDLLLAANHDAPIRDGIDALKLQGVRFEVCGHTLARRQIPVDALYDARDADVVHSGVARLSDLQRQGYIYVKP; encoded by the coding sequence GTGCTGTTGGCGGCTGCGGCTGCCGGTAGCGTCGCGTGGGCCGGACCGGGTCGTTCGCGCGTGGTCTATCACGTGAACCGCAGCGATACCGAAACGCAGCGGAATGCATTGCAAAGGGTGCAGGATCACATTGATTCCGTTGGTGCCGAGAACCTGGAGATCCGCGTCGTGTTGCACGGTGGCGGCGTCGATCTGTTGCTGGCCGCGAATCACGACGCGCCGATCCGGGACGGCATTGATGCGCTGAAGCTGCAGGGCGTGCGCTTCGAGGTCTGCGGGCACACGTTGGCCCGGCGGCAGATACCGGTGGACGCGCTCTACGATGCCCGCGACGCCGATGTCGTGCACAGCGGCGTCGCGCGGCTTTCGGATCTGCAACGTCAGGGCTACATCTATGTCAAACCCTGA